One Brassica napus cultivar Da-Ae chromosome C2, Da-Ae, whole genome shotgun sequence DNA window includes the following coding sequences:
- the LOC106378448 gene encoding uncharacterized protein LOC106378448 produces MPAPETPVVPVTDPLLSKDGPVKQGKASWVKGRFLAKAPHVARIHYIVNRIWPLGDKSIKIDVYEVNEVTVKFRIKDEATRKRVLRRGMWNIVNIPLVLSKWSPEDEEEEEEEITTIPMWIVMKNVPRRMFSWKGLGFVASAVGKPKRLYLDTLLCNSFEEAKVFVEADMTKELPTHHRFKSKLCVDAEVEFTYPWLPDRCTICSKWGHLHAACKSKVKILTKDKPQHVEKNGREITQERVLHNKEADTVQRNGKEVEVAVSTESMKDSEAAIGCADGEKKSDDLPTTGNMSSDIEIVHPEVEKSNGNISEGENSEWLNVSPTKTGRSGNKITAQNHNLSSPSRFAILSTAEDSVEEVDENEANTTGKETEEGEIIPESVGNETDEGKVESEVNSQEVRENNTMKEKVDVREERLLRSTIPRPTRGSTKAQSDTQSTSTKDTILSFNKKKKHAVVKKWVEDKGFQFGALFETRVTEGRSRRISTSVFNSWSMMSNYEDNSLGRIWFVWRSDVQVTPVFKSDQLITVSIVLEGDEKEFFLSVVYALNTETERHVLWEDLKNHQNSPIFRRKPWLVMGDFNETLDIAEHYLYETSPVATHGMREFQSVTQNCSLLDFPSHGPVYMWSNKRSEGIISKKLDRVLFNDYRLNSFPGSFNVFEEGGCSDHLRCRIHLSSEQNRPKRPFKFVNAVASLEGFLPMMAQYWTASVPIYS; encoded by the exons ATGCCGGCGCCGGAAACTCCTGTAGTTCCGGTGACGGATCCGCTGTTGAGTAAGGATGGTCCAGTGAAACAAGGAAAGGCTTCATGGGTGAAG GGTCGTTTCCTCGCAAAGGCACCACATGTGGCGCGGATCCATTACATAGTGAATAGGATCTGGCCTCTTGGAGATAAATCGATTAAGATTGATGTCTATGAAGTTAATGAGGTCACTGTGAAATTCAGAATCAAAGatgaagcaacaaggaaacgaGTACTTCGTAGGGGGATGTGGAATATTGTGAATATTCCTTTGGTTCTCTCAAAATGGTCAccggaagatgaagaagaagaggaggaagaaatCACAACCATACCGATGTGGATCGTCATGAAGAATGTTCCTCGCAGAATGTTCTCTTGGAAAGGACTGGGTTTCGTTGCCAGTGCAGTGGGTAAACCTAAGAGATTGTATCTGGATACACTTCTGTGTAATAGCTTTGAAGAAGCGAAAGTTTTTGTTGAAGCAGATATGACAAAAGAGCTACCAACTCATCATCGTTTCAAGTCAAAGCTTTGCGTAGATGCGGAGGTGGAGTTTACCTACCCATGGTTACCGGACAGATGCACAATATGCTCTAAATGGGGACATTTGCATGCAGCTTGTAAGTCAAAAGTGAAAATCCTAACCAAAGACAAGCCACAACACGTGGAGAAGAATGGGCGGGAAATTACACAAGAAAGAGTTCTACACAATAAAGAGGCTGATACAGTACAAAGAAATGGTAAGGAAGTTGAGGTTGCGGTAAGTACTGAGAGTATGAAGGATTCTGAAGCTGCCATAGGATGCGCAGATGGAGAAAAGAAATCAGATGATCTTCCCACTACGGGAAACATGTCGTCAGACATAGAGATTGTTCACCCCGAAGTTGAGAAGTCTAATGGCAACATATCTGAGGGGGAGAACTCAGAATGGCTAAATGTATCACCTACTAAGACGGGAAGGTCGGGGAACAAGATTACTGCTCAGAATCATAATCTCAGCTCACCATCTCGATTTGCTATTTTATCTACGGCGGAGGATTCTGTAGAAGAGGTAGATGAAAATGAAGCCAATACTACTGGAAAGGAAAcagaggaaggggaaataatTCCTGAGAGTGTGGGGAATGAAACTGATGAAGGAAAAGTAGAAAGTGAAGTCAACTCTCAGGAAGTAAGAGAAAACAACACAATGAAGGAAAAAGTTGATGTGAGAGAAGAACGACTACTTCGCTCCACTATTCCTAGACCAACTCGTGGCTCCACTAAAGCTCAATCAGACACTCAAAGCACTAGTACTAAGGACACAATCCTAA GTtttaataagaagaagaagcatgcAGTTGTAAAGAAGTGGGTTGAAGATAAAGGGTTTCAATTTGGTGCTCTTTTTGAAACGAGGGTTACTGAGGGAAGAAGTAGGAGGATCTCTACATCAGTTTTCAATAGCTGGTCTATGATGTCCAATTATGAAGATAATTCTCTGGGTCGCATTTGGTTTGTATGGCGGTCTGACGTGCAGGTTACGCCTGTGTTTAAAAGTGATCAATTGATCACGGTGTCTATTGTTCTTGAAGGGGACGAAAAAGAGTTTTTCCTCTCTGTTGTCTATGCTCTTAATACAGAAACAGAGAGGCATGTATTGTGGGAGGATTTGAAGAATCATCAAAATTCTCCAATATTTCGAAGAAAACCATGGCTGGTGATGGGGGATTTTAACGAAACTCTTGACATAGCCGAGCATTACCTGTATGAAACGAGCCCAGTAGCCACACATGGGATGAGAGAGTTCCAGAGTGTCACACAAAATTGTTCTCTGCTTGATTTCCCTTCTCACGGTCCAGTTTATATGTGGAGTAATAAAAGGAGTGAGGGGATAATCTCAAAGAAGCTGGACCGTGTTTTGTTTAATGATTACCGGCTCAACTCTTTTCCTGGCTCGTTTAATGTGTTTGAAGAAGGAGGGTGTTCAGACCATTTACGGTGCAGGATACATTTGAGTTCAGAGCAGAATCGACCTAAGAGACCTTTCAAATTTGTTAATGCAGTGGCAAGTCTTGAAGGTTTTCTACCGATGATGGCGCAGTATTGGACAGCTTCGGTTCCCATATACTCATAG